One window of Marinomonas primoryensis genomic DNA carries:
- a CDS encoding DUF6691 family protein yields the protein MYAFITLVSGLLFGLGLAFSEMTNPAVVIGFLDVFGDWNPSLLIVMASAIAVGMIGYAIKNKSLKPLLGGTWQVPNLRHIDSKLVVGSSLFGIGWGLSGYCPGPGLTALINNPGEGFYFVSALILGSGLHYIQTRIANK from the coding sequence ATGTATGCATTTATCACGCTCGTTTCTGGCTTATTATTTGGGTTAGGTTTAGCATTTTCCGAAATGACAAACCCCGCCGTTGTTATCGGTTTTTTAGATGTTTTTGGTGATTGGAATCCTTCCCTTCTTATTGTAATGGCAAGCGCTATTGCCGTCGGCATGATTGGCTATGCAATAAAAAACAAAAGCTTAAAACCACTGTTGGGCGGAACGTGGCAAGTTCCGAACTTGCGTCATATCGATTCAAAATTGGTTGTAGGTTCCTCGTTATTTGGGATAGGTTGGGGATTAAGTGGTTACTGCCCTGGCCCTGGCCTTACCGCGTTGATTAACAATCCAGGCGAAGGCTTTTATTTTGTGTCAGCCCTAATATTAGGCAGTGGGTTGCATTATATTCAGACACGAATAGCCAATAAATAA
- a CDS encoding YeeE/YedE family protein — protein sequence MDTIFNPLVGGLLIGATATFYLLSLGKVIGISGILSQLLFNKERFLPFLFITGLIIGGSAYGILTEQTVAFPESRSPLLLIISGLLVGYGTRLGGGCTSGHGVCGISRLSPRSITATLVFMLTAIITVSVLH from the coding sequence ATGGACACTATCTTTAACCCCCTAGTCGGTGGCCTATTAATAGGTGCAACGGCAACATTCTACCTTCTTAGCCTAGGAAAAGTGATTGGCATCAGTGGCATTCTGTCACAACTTCTCTTCAATAAAGAGCGATTCCTACCTTTTCTATTTATTACCGGTCTAATTATTGGCGGCAGCGCCTATGGCATATTGACAGAACAAACTGTCGCTTTTCCTGAAAGCAGAAGCCCACTACTGTTGATTATTTCTGGCTTGCTAGTTGGTTACGGCACAAGGCTTGGAGGTGGGTGTACTAGTGGGCATGGTGTCTGTGGTATTTCTCGATTATCGCCGCGTTCTATTACGGCAACTCTCGTCTTCATGCTGACTGCCATCATTACTGTTTCTGTCTTACATTAG
- a CDS encoding DUF6942 family protein — protein MINLWLGASASDAQYVFLLPNKPILPDDVDEVFLAKPDSPVLIELNGNHWRKILTIIAKLIVQNYPAWRECRDVNVFNQVGIAFSVDQLNDYKGILFVVGNTFRDQLPVSKSAEEAGVKHRAYVSYPYIWCPYLDYRQFPNILIETLREYILEKKCLTL, from the coding sequence ATGATTAATCTATGGCTAGGCGCCTCAGCCAGTGATGCTCAATATGTTTTCCTCCTACCAAATAAACCTATTTTACCTGATGATGTTGATGAGGTTTTTTTGGCCAAGCCAGACAGTCCAGTGCTGATTGAACTCAATGGTAATCACTGGCGTAAGATATTGACTATAATTGCAAAGCTCATTGTGCAAAATTATCCGGCTTGGCGAGAGTGTCGCGATGTGAATGTATTCAATCAGGTTGGAATTGCATTCTCAGTAGATCAACTGAATGACTACAAAGGCATTTTGTTTGTGGTTGGAAATACGTTTCGAGATCAGCTTCCTGTATCAAAATCAGCAGAGGAAGCTGGTGTAAAACATCGTGCTTATGTGTCGTATCCGTATATATGGTGTCCGTATTTAGATTACCGTCAATTCCCTAATATTTTAATAGAAACTCTTCGTGAGTATATTTTGGAGAAAAAATGCTTAACGCTTTAA
- a CDS encoding TerB family tellurite resistance protein has protein sequence MLNALKSLFTIPVEQGEEISYQKAVAALLMEVMLADHEVDEKEEEEIKLFLREISDLGDDIDVLYAEARSGVDQANDLYQFTKVINDIATLEQKALLLRGLWRVALADGDIDAHEDHRIRRISELLLMPHSEFIQAKLFVQNELNTQ, from the coding sequence ATGCTTAACGCTTTAAAAAGCCTATTCACTATCCCAGTAGAGCAGGGTGAAGAAATATCCTACCAAAAAGCGGTTGCTGCGCTGCTTATGGAAGTTATGTTGGCTGACCATGAAGTAGATGAAAAAGAAGAAGAGGAAATTAAGCTCTTCCTTCGAGAGATCAGCGATTTAGGTGACGATATAGACGTTCTTTACGCCGAAGCACGATCCGGAGTGGACCAAGCGAATGACCTATATCAATTCACTAAAGTCATTAATGATATTGCCACCTTAGAGCAGAAAGCATTGCTGTTAAGAGGCTTATGGCGTGTGGCATTAGCCGACGGTGATATTGATGCGCATGAAGACCATCGTATAAGAAGAATCAGTGAGTTATTACTTATGCCTCATTCCGAATTTATCCAAGCAAAACTCTTCGTGCAGAATGAGCTAAACACTCAATAG